In Vespula pensylvanica isolate Volc-1 chromosome 2, ASM1446617v1, whole genome shotgun sequence, the genomic window acacaggtttattaaataaaacgaacaaaattaaataattaaaacattgaTTATTAACTTCTGTAAAAGCAGGTTCACTTAAAATGCATCGCGTCTTAGGCGTCTTGCATTCTTGTTCAGAGGAGGGGAGagacgctttttttttttttaaccataaACTACAAGTTCAGTAAACAGATTCATAAATTGTATAGGCTTTAGATTAAAAGAACATTGTTTAATGACGTTTATTCGGCTAAATTTAAATCGAAGTATGTAAGTTCACATCTTtgcaaataagaaataaaaataacaaccAATAATCTGactattatttaaacaatgcACGGTTAAATAATAAGTTAAGTCAGACAGTTACGATTACCAacacacacatttttatttattaatttatcgatcattataaaaaaacaaaatcacgctagtttctttatcgatattacaaccgatcgaaatcgttgaaaaatcaATGTTTAAAATCTCTCATCAAACTGAAGTAAGCAATAGAACGTATCAGTAGCTTGAGCAGAATTTATAACctctttgatttatttattaaaagtttctcATGTTATTCATCAAAgtatatcgtttaaatcgtgtaatttaatattcttctataaatttgtaaacttATTATTTGCTATTGTGACTGTGACAGTACGTAATTTGATTGATTTTATACAAAGCTatgtcatatacatatatgctttATTGAACTATGTATAGAATAGGTTTGACTCTTGATgctaatattgatttattttttgtctttacatttctaaattgtatattttacagATTAATAGAATATGGGAAATTGGCAATTAGAAGTTTTTAAAATGTCGTTATACATGGCATTTCCCGTAataatgtttcattattttaatcaacCAGAAAATTTCGATGAATGGGTGAACAaggtaaaaaatgaatattatccgaaagaagataaagaacaaCGCAGGATGTTGGAAGAATCTATCAGAGAACATAATCGAAGAATAGAACAAAAGCAATTGGAAATTATGCAACGTTCTATTAACaagaatatttcatgaaacaaaaaatactgtataatatatttttagtttcttaCGTATGGCTGTATTTGTGCATGTATATTTCGTTAAATGTTAATCAAATATCTTCATTAGCATGTTTGTTCcattttaatgattaaataataaacattcaTCTTGGTTGTACGACAgatgtaatatttctttttcaaataagtaagatttttatcgttgttcacacaaaatttcatttaaataaaatgtataaaatttgtaatgttTCAAATCAAATATTCATTCTTTCACATATTGTGATACCGTTTCACGTGTGAAAATATAACCAATCGCGTGCAAGAATTACCGGTAAGAGGTATTCTGTCATTGGTGAAATTTTTTGACGTAATAAAATCCCTATTATTATTGGTATTCATGGGTTAGAAAcaatattgttaattttaattattatatattttcaaattttttctttgttgagTTAATGTATTAAACGCTATTTTgtctttgtaaaaataaaagaaaaaaattatataaatctgaCAGGGAAACTGCACTAGCAGAGATAGTTCCAGTAAGTTTTGGAACGCAATTGGAAATcgtaattcattatttctctGTAGATTACCTTATTAGTGATAGACTTAATTAATCAGAATGTCATATTCAATACAATGGAATAGCAATAACATAAACAAAATGATTTAACGTTAATATAATCATccccttctttattttcactatttaatgataatttgcCGTCATGTGGAAGTGCCATAAATGTGGAAAACCTGTTTATTTTGGtaagatcttttattttatatttctaatttagaGATTTGACTTTGACAATTGCCGCtatatacgaattaaaatttttctttatgtaaaCTGACACGAAATGTGtcatttcaaaaagaaatatgcgatattaatttattctacattgaaaaaaattgagaatgtcattgaatacttttattttgtctgattataaatattattgtcattaatgTTATCGTCGTTGTGTTGTTTTATTActagaaaaaatttgtatatacataaaaaaaattaaaaaaaaaaaaaaaaaaattcattcgtctCAAGTTTTATTCATTATACTTGCTTATCCGTAGCGGAACGTAAGCAATCTTTAGGATATGATTGGCATCCAGAGTGTTTACGCTGTGAGGAATGCGGAAAACGTTTGAATCCTGGACAACACGCAGAGgtaaaagatttatttgtCGTTGAAAGTTAATAAAGTATCAGATATTAACGAACTACTTTGATATTTGTCATCCTTAGCACAAAGGAGTACCATACTGCCATGTTCCTTGTTATGGTGCTCTTTTCGGGCCACAATTATTTGGTCACGGTACAAGAGTAGAATCACATACAAGttttggaaagaaagaagttcgtCCGTCGCTACCGAGGTAATCATTCGTTCcagtcatatttttttatttcttttttcacaattattttagaataagaTCATGAGAGTTTAATAAGATGTAATACGTATGTTTGCGAATAGGTCACATTTAGAATCAAAGTTGAAAGTTTTTAATCAGTATTACGAAGGTAAAAGCGGTGGAATCCGAAGTCGCGAGGTAAGCTCGTCTACTCAATTGTGAACTTATTTAGAACTACATTGttcggaaataaaaattttatatttgcgtgtatatgtattgatTCATTTGAAAATAGGTCAATGGAAGATTAATATTGGAAGGTGCCTTGAGAATATATTGGGGTGTTCGAGGTGTTATTCATTTGAAAGAAGACGACGATCAGCGTACTGTGGTTACTGCGCGTAACAGAAACTCTTGTAGACGTAGCGTTTCAGAGGTTTGTTAATATGaattttctatgatatataatttttcatttgaaatcattttctataaCCATCTGTATGAGTAGGATTTGGAGAACGAAGACAAAAGTGATGTCGCATTGAAGAGTACATCGGAATGTGATACGGAAGGTAATGCAAAGTCGGTTCCTCAATCTCCCGATCATTTAAAAAGTTTGACTTTGCCTATGAAGTTGGATGTTAAAACCATGGAATGGGATGAATTAGACGAATTACTTCAggtttgaagaaatatttaatcgattttgtatattacataaattaagattgtttaaatatattcattgttTTAGGTCGAGCGAAAGGTAGACGAGGGTAATAAATTGTATTCGACGATGCCTGAAAATCTTCCATCTATAAGTTCTAATACCGACACGCCAGTTCATTCTTCCGAGTCAAGTTTCGATAAAACAGATTCTCGTGATAATTCCGAAACAAGTAGTCCTAACCATCATGTTAATAGGGGTAATGATAGTAGTATAAATAGTACACCGACACATAGCATTGGTAGTTCTTCCAGCACTGATACTCCTATTTATCATGGGACACCAAGCCGGAACGGTACTCTCCGTAGGGtagaatattttgataatttggAGAAGAATGCAATTGGTAATAGGTCTATTAGTACCGACGATAGTTGGATAGAAAAGGGTTTAAATCGTTCGATGTCAGGTCCAGATTGTCTTCAACGGCATCGTACGGACAGTGATACGGATTCTGTAAACTCTCTGCAATTTAGAGAAGACGATAACATGACAATGTCGACTGATAGTGGTTTGGAGGTAACGATCGTTTCaatactttttctattcctttttttgtcttttatttgatCCACTcgttaatattctatattaattgATGATTTACTTCAGTTGGACGGAGTTGTTCTGAGACGTAAACAAGGATCCACCGCAATTCGACGTAGACCAGGTGGTCGACGTCAATCACGTAGTCGATTAAGACGTCGTTGTTCTATAAATGGTCATTTCTATAATCGAGAAACCAGTTTCTTTACGCCACCGCATGGTTCTCAAATGTCTGTTTGGGTTACAAGTTTAGTAAACACGCAAGAGGTTATTAATCTTATGCTCGACAAATATAAAGTGGACGCAAAGTCGGACAATTTTGCATTGTTCGTAGTGCGCGATAATGGTGGTAggtttatataaatctttcttatattttctttctattattatttatttatttgtatattataactttatcattatttcaacAATTATACAGAGCAAAGAAGGTTGAGAGACGACGAGTATCCGTTGGAAGTAAGAGTAGTATTGGGACCACACGAAAATGTAGCAAGATTATTTCTGGTCGATAAACTTTCTACACCTGAAATCAGTTCAGATGTCGCACAGTTCCTTAATCTTTCATTAGCAGAATGCCATGGTATATTGCAACGTTATCATTACGAGGAAGAACGACAAATTgtacttttaaaagaaaagttagtaattttttttttttttttcttaatgaatTATCCTATATCAATTGATTGTAATCGACTaagtgatatatttttttcttttccctttatttttttgctttttttgatttcagaTACAAGGAGATgcgaaagagaataaaacagAGAATGGAGGAATTGAAGGTCCGATTGTAGTTAAGTGATTAAAATCAACGGA contains:
- the LOC122626988 gene encoding protein PET100 homolog, mitochondrial — protein: MGNWQLEVFKMSLYMAFPVIMFHYFNQPENFDEWVNKVKNEYYPKEDKEQRRMLEESIREHNRRIEQKQLEIMQRSINKNIS
- the LOC122626987 gene encoding ras association domain-containing protein 2, producing the protein MWKCHKCGKPVYFAERKQSLGYDWHPECLRCEECGKRLNPGQHAEHKGVPYCHVPCYGALFGPQLFGHGTRVESHTSFGKKEVRPSLPRSHLESKLKVFNQYYEGKSGGIRSREVNGRLILEGALRIYWGVRGVIHLKEDDDQRTVVTARNRNSCRRSVSEDLENEDKSDVALKSTSECDTEGNAKSVPQSPDHLKSLTLPMKLDVKTMEWDELDELLQVERKVDEGNKLYSTMPENLPSISSNTDTPVHSSESSFDKTDSRDNSETSSPNHHVNRGNDSSINSTPTHSIGSSSSTDTPIYHGTPSRNGTLRRVEYFDNLEKNAIGNRSISTDDSWIEKGLNRSMSGPDCLQRHRTDSDTDSVNSLQFREDDNMTMSTDSGLELDGVVLRRKQGSTAIRRRPGGRRQSRSRLRRRCSINGHFYNRETSFFTPPHGSQMSVWVTSLVNTQEVINLMLDKYKVDAKSDNFALFVVRDNGEQRRLRDDEYPLEVRVVLGPHENVARLFLVDKLSTPEISSDVAQFLNLSLAECHGILQRYHYEEERQIVLLKEKYKEMRKRIKQRMEELKVRL